A region of Micropterus dolomieu isolate WLL.071019.BEF.003 ecotype Adirondacks linkage group LG01, ASM2129224v1, whole genome shotgun sequence DNA encodes the following proteins:
- the LOC123969173 gene encoding zinc finger protein 878-like isoform X6, with translation MLTPTYEESDHSEAELKSDHQLLSHNCHVAESQDQKGGEHEDSGSTKDAEPKQKNQDHNSRSPRNNVRKSTMSEVHHNPHTGKNSFTCDTCGKQFQYKSEFQRHLRIHTAITFSTCNTCGKVFHYKSEMRRHMRMHTGERPYSCKTCGKDFTTTTSLLCHTRTHSGEKPFSCETCGKSFSRRNNLQVHMKTHTGEKPYVCETCGKNFRISSHLQLHIRTHTGEKPYLCKTCGKRFSDISALRRHTRLHTELPQQHVCKEEEVLADQQLWIQERIPGLDQEDPQPPQVKEEQEELCTSQEGEQLVVKQETDTFMLTPTHEESDHSEAELKSDHQLLSHNCHVAESQDQKGGEHEDSGSTRDAEPKQKNQDHNSRSPRNNVHKSTMSEVHHNPHTGKNAFTCDTCGKGFQYKSEFQRHLRIHTDERPYSCKTCGKDFRTRDHLQHHVRTHTGEKPFCCETCGKSFSQRSNLQVHMKTHTGEKPYSCETCGKNFRISNHLQLHIRTHTGEKPYLCKTCGKRFSDISALRRHTRLHTGEKPYSCKICGKSFTVSGQLKTHLRKEHTGEKPYSCKTCGKDFTTTTSLLCHTRTHSGEKPFSCETCGKSFSQRSNLQVHMKTHTGEKPYVCETCGKNFRISSHLQLHIRTHTGEKPYLCKTCGKRFSDISALRRHTRFHTGEKPYSCEICGESFTVSGQLKTHLRKEHTGEKP, from the exons ATGTTGACTCCTACTTATGAGGAAAGTgaccacagtgaagcagaactgaaaagtgaccaccagctcctctctcacaaCTGTCATGTAGCTGAGAGCCAAGATCAGAAAGGAGGCGAGCATGAAGACTCGGGATCAACTAAAGATGCAgagccaaaacaaaagaatcaagATCACAACAGCAGAAGTCCCAGAAACAATGTACGCAAGTCTACCATGTCAGAGGTTCACCATAATCCTCACACAGGTAAAAACTCTTTCACATGTGACACATGTGGAAAACAGTTTCAATACAAGTCAGAATTTCAGAGACACCTGAGAATTCACACAGCTATAACATTTTCCACATGCAACACATGTGGAAAGGTTTTTCACTACAAGTCAGAAATGAGGAGACACATGAGAATGCACACAGGTGAGAGGCCGTATTCAtgcaaaacatgtgggaaagaCTTCACTACTACCACTTCATTGTTATGCCATACAAGAACCCACTCAGGTGAGAAGCCGTTTTCCTGCGAAACATGTGGGAAATCTTTTAGCCGGAGGAATAACTTGCAAGTCCACATgaaaacccacacaggtgagaagccgtatgTTTGTGAAACATGTGGGAAAAACTTCAGAATCAGCAGTCACTTGCAACTCCATATTAGAACCCACACTGGTGAGAAACCGTACCTTTGCAAGACCTGCGGGAAAAGATTCAGTGACATTTCAGCATTGAGAAGACATACAAGActtcacacag agctcccacagcaacatgtctgtaaggaggaggaggttctggctgaccagcagctctggaTTCAGGAGAGGATCCCCgggctggaccaggaggacccacagcctccacaggttaaagaggaacaggaggaactctgtaccagtcaggagggagagcagcttgtaGTGAAGCAGGAGACTGACACCTTTATGTTGACTCCTACTCATGAGGAAAGTgaccacagtgaagcagaactgaaaagtgaccaccagctcctctctcacaaCTGTCATGTAGCTGAGAGCCAAGATCAGAAAGGAGGCGAGCATGAAGACTCAGGATCAACTAGAGATGCAgagccaaaacaaaagaatcaagATCACAACAGCAGAAGCCCCAGAAACAATGTACACAAGTCTACCATGTCAGAGGTTCACCATAATCCTCACACAGGTAAAAACGCTTTCACATGTGACACATGTGGTAAAGGTTTTCAGTACAAGTCAGAATTTCAGAGACACCTGAGAATTCACACAGATGAGAGGCCGTATTCAtgcaaaacatgtgggaaagaCTTTAGAACCAGAGATCACTTGCAACACCATGtaagaacccacacaggtgagaagccattTTGTTGCGAAACATGTGGGAAATCTTTTAGCCAAAGGAGTAACTTGCAAGTCCACATgaaaacccacacaggtgagaagccgtattctTGTGAAACATGTGGGAAAAACTTTAGAATCAGCAATCACTTGCAACTCCATAttagaacccacacaggtgagaaaccGTACCTTTGCAAGACCTGCGGGAAAAGATTCAGTGACATTTCAGCATTGAGAAGACATACAAGactccacacaggtgagaagccatatTCTTGTAAAATATGTGGGAAATCTTTCACAGTTAGTGGTCAATTGAAAACCCACTTAAGAAAAgaacacacaggtgagaagccatattcttgcaaaacatgtgggaaagaCTTCACTACTACCACTTCATTGTTATGCCATACAAGAACCCACTCAGGTGAGAAGCCGTTTTCTTGCGAAACATGTGGGAAATCTTTTAGCCAGAGGAGTAACTTGCAAGTCCACATgaaaacccacacaggtgagaagccgtatgTTTGTGAAACATGTGGGAAAAACTTCAGAATCAGCAGTCACTTGCAACTCCATATTAGAACCCACACTGGTGAGAAACCGTACCTTTGCAAGACCTGCGGGAAAAGATTCAGTGACATTTCAGCATTGAGAAGACATACAAGattccacacaggtgagaagccatatTCTTGTGAAATATGTGGGGAATCTTTCACAGTTAGTGGTCAATTGAAAACCCACTTAAGAAAAgaacacacaggtgagaagccgtag
- the LOC123969173 gene encoding zinc finger protein 791-like isoform X2: MSSVESLREFVNERLTAAAEEIFRVFKNTMFEYEEEIDRQRRLLDIVWKPEVKLHRIELPQQHVCKEEEVLADQQLWIQERIPGLDQEDPQPPQVKEEQEELCTSQEGEQLVVKQETDTFMLTPTYEESDHSEAELKSDHQLLSHNCHVAESQDQKGGEHEDSGSTKDAEPKQKNQDHNSRSPRNNVRKSTMSEVHHNPHTGKNSFTCDTCGKQFQYKSEFQRHLRIHTAITFSTCNTCGKVFHYKSEMRRHMRMHTGERPYSCKTCGKDFTTTTSLLCHTRTHSGEKPFSCETCGKSFSRRNNLQVHMKTHTGEKPYVCETCGKNFRISSHLQLHIRTHTGEKPYLCKTCGKRFSDISALRRHTRLHTELPQQHVCKEEEVLADQQLWIQERIPGLDQEDPQPPQVKEEQEELCTSQEGEQLVVKQETDTFMLTPTHEESDHSEAELKSDHQLLSHNCHVAESQDQKGGEHEDSGSTRDAEPKQKNQDHNSRSPRNNVHKSTMSEVHHNPHTGKNAFTCDTCGKGFQYKSEFQRHLRIHTDERPYSCKTCGKDFRTRDHLQHHVRTHTGEKPFCCETCGKSFSQRSNLQVHMKTHTGEKPYSCETCGKNFRISNHLQLHIRTHTGEKPYLCKTCGKRFSDISALRRHTRLHTGEKPYSCKICGKSFTVSGQLKTHLRKEHTGEKPYSCKTCGKDFTTTTSLLCHTRTHSGEKPFSCETCGKSFSQRSNLQVHMKTHTGEKPYVCETCGKNFRISSHLQLHIRTHTGEKPYLCKTCGKRFSDISALRRHTRFHTGEKPYSCEICGESFTVSGQLKTHLRKEHTGEKP, encoded by the exons agctcccacagcaacatgtctgtaaggaggaggaggttctggctgaccagcagctctggaTTCAGGAGAGGATCCCcggtctggaccaggaggacccacagcctccacaggttaaagaggaacaggaggaactctgtaccagtcaggagggagagcagcttgtaGTGAAGCAGGAGACTGACACCTTTATGTTGACTCCTACTTATGAGGAAAGTgaccacagtgaagcagaactgaaaagtgaccaccagctcctctctcacaaCTGTCATGTAGCTGAGAGCCAAGATCAGAAAGGAGGCGAGCATGAAGACTCGGGATCAACTAAAGATGCAgagccaaaacaaaagaatcaagATCACAACAGCAGAAGTCCCAGAAACAATGTACGCAAGTCTACCATGTCAGAGGTTCACCATAATCCTCACACAGGTAAAAACTCTTTCACATGTGACACATGTGGAAAACAGTTTCAATACAAGTCAGAATTTCAGAGACACCTGAGAATTCACACAGCTATAACATTTTCCACATGCAACACATGTGGAAAGGTTTTTCACTACAAGTCAGAAATGAGGAGACACATGAGAATGCACACAGGTGAGAGGCCGTATTCAtgcaaaacatgtgggaaagaCTTCACTACTACCACTTCATTGTTATGCCATACAAGAACCCACTCAGGTGAGAAGCCGTTTTCCTGCGAAACATGTGGGAAATCTTTTAGCCGGAGGAATAACTTGCAAGTCCACATgaaaacccacacaggtgagaagccgtatgTTTGTGAAACATGTGGGAAAAACTTCAGAATCAGCAGTCACTTGCAACTCCATATTAGAACCCACACTGGTGAGAAACCGTACCTTTGCAAGACCTGCGGGAAAAGATTCAGTGACATTTCAGCATTGAGAAGACATACAAGActtcacacag agctcccacagcaacatgtctgtaaggaggaggaggttctggctgaccagcagctctggaTTCAGGAGAGGATCCCCgggctggaccaggaggacccacagcctccacaggttaaagaggaacaggaggaactctgtaccagtcaggagggagagcagcttgtaGTGAAGCAGGAGACTGACACCTTTATGTTGACTCCTACTCATGAGGAAAGTgaccacagtgaagcagaactgaaaagtgaccaccagctcctctctcacaaCTGTCATGTAGCTGAGAGCCAAGATCAGAAAGGAGGCGAGCATGAAGACTCAGGATCAACTAGAGATGCAgagccaaaacaaaagaatcaagATCACAACAGCAGAAGCCCCAGAAACAATGTACACAAGTCTACCATGTCAGAGGTTCACCATAATCCTCACACAGGTAAAAACGCTTTCACATGTGACACATGTGGTAAAGGTTTTCAGTACAAGTCAGAATTTCAGAGACACCTGAGAATTCACACAGATGAGAGGCCGTATTCAtgcaaaacatgtgggaaagaCTTTAGAACCAGAGATCACTTGCAACACCATGtaagaacccacacaggtgagaagccattTTGTTGCGAAACATGTGGGAAATCTTTTAGCCAAAGGAGTAACTTGCAAGTCCACATgaaaacccacacaggtgagaagccgtattctTGTGAAACATGTGGGAAAAACTTTAGAATCAGCAATCACTTGCAACTCCATAttagaacccacacaggtgagaaaccGTACCTTTGCAAGACCTGCGGGAAAAGATTCAGTGACATTTCAGCATTGAGAAGACATACAAGactccacacaggtgagaagccatatTCTTGTAAAATATGTGGGAAATCTTTCACAGTTAGTGGTCAATTGAAAACCCACTTAAGAAAAgaacacacaggtgagaagccatattcttgcaaaacatgtgggaaagaCTTCACTACTACCACTTCATTGTTATGCCATACAAGAACCCACTCAGGTGAGAAGCCGTTTTCTTGCGAAACATGTGGGAAATCTTTTAGCCAGAGGAGTAACTTGCAAGTCCACATgaaaacccacacaggtgagaagccgtatgTTTGTGAAACATGTGGGAAAAACTTCAGAATCAGCAGTCACTTGCAACTCCATATTAGAACCCACACTGGTGAGAAACCGTACCTTTGCAAGACCTGCGGGAAAAGATTCAGTGACATTTCAGCATTGAGAAGACATACAAGattccacacaggtgagaagccatatTCTTGTGAAATATGTGGGGAATCTTTCACAGTTAGTGGTCAATTGAAAACCCACTTAAGAAAAgaacacacaggtgagaagccgtag